In Equus przewalskii isolate Varuska chromosome 6, EquPr2, whole genome shotgun sequence, one DNA window encodes the following:
- the LOC103553837 gene encoding olfactory receptor 51F2-like, giving the protein MSNFQNTTPSSIIFLLTGVPGLEVFHIWISIPFCCLYVTALSGNSLILFAIVTQPSLHEPVYYFLSMLSTTDLGLSISTLVTVLGILWFNAREIGFNACLSQMFFIKLFTVMESSVLLAMAFDRFVAISNPLRYATILTDSRIAQIGVAIVIRGTLMLTPMVALLKRLSFCHSHILHHSYCFHPDVMKLSCTDTRINNAVGLNAMISTVGVDSILILLSYVLIIKTVLSIASPEEKKKAFSTCISHIGAVAIFYIPLISLSFVHRFEKQAPAYVHTMIANTYLLIPPVMNPIIYSVKTKQIRRAVIKILRSQNT; this is encoded by the coding sequence ATGTCCAACTTCCAGAATACCACACCCTCTTCCATCATTTTTCTGCTGACTGGTGTTCCTGGACTGGAAGTCTTTCATATCTGGATCTCCATTCCCTTCTGCTGTCTCTACGTAACTGCCCTCTCAGGAAACAGCCTGATTCTCTTTGCCATTGTCACTCAGCCCAGCCTCCACGAACCCGTGTATTATTTCCTCTCCATGCTGTCTACCACTGACCTTGGCCTGTCCATATCCACTCTGGTCACCGTGTTGGGTATACTCTGGTTCAACGCCAGGGAGATCGGCTTTAACGCCTGCTTGTCACAGATGTTCTTTATTAAACTCTTCACTGTCATGGAATCTTCAGTGCTATTGGCCATGGCTTTTGATCGTTTTGTGGCAATCTCTAATCCCCTCAGGTATGCCACCATTTTAACTGACTCCAGAATAGCTCAAATTGGAGTGGCAATTGTTATTAGGGGGACACTAATGCTGACACCAATGGTAGCACTTCTTAAAAGACTGTCTTTCTGCCACAGCCACATACTCCACCACTCCTACTGCTTCCACCCTGATGTGATGAAACTCTCATGCACAGACACCAGGATCAACAACGCAGTTGGTTTGAATGCCATGATCTCTACTGTTGGTGTGGACTCAATCCTCATCCTCCTTTCTTATGTTTTGATCATTAAGACTGTTCTCAGCATTGCATCcccagaagagaagaagaaagccttCAGCACATGTATCTCCCATATTGGGGCTGTTGctattttttatattccattgATCAGTCTGTCCTTTGTTCACAGATTTGAGAAACAGGCCCCAGCCTATGTACATACTATGATTGCTAACACCTATCTGCTGATCCCTCCTGTAATGAACCCCATCATCTACAGTGTGAAGACAAAACAGATACGTAGAGCTGTGATAAAAATTCTCCGTTCCCAAAACACATAG